The region ACTCCCACGGGCATTATTTTCCAGACCATGCAAAGCGCTGGGAGCAGATTTTGGCAACCTGTCAGACGGATGGTTCCTATCAATGGCAAGACGATCAACCTGGCTTCACACAGGGAGGTCTATGCTGGACAGCGCGTGCTTGGGTCGATGGAGTGAGCTCAGCGACTTCCTTGGGTCATTCAGCCGGTCTCTTGTTGATGGCGGATGAGGTGACCTTTTGTCCCTTGCCGCAAGGGCGATCGCCCCGCCAGGTTCAAAAGGAGCAGATCATTCATTCACTATCGTCACAAATTCATCAACTTCTTGACTTGCAGCAAATTTTACAGACCACCGTCAAAGAAGTACGGCAATTCTTAGACACAGATCGGGTCTTGATCTATCAATTTGCCTCAGACTGGAGCGGCACCATTGTGGTGGAATCCGTGGTGGACGAATGTGCCTCCGTATTAGGAACGTCTCTACGCGATCCTTGTTTTTCCGAAAAATATATTGAGCCCTATCGCCACGGCCGCATCCATGTGGTGAACAATGTTCAGCACGCCAACCTCGTGCCCTGCTACGTTGATTTTCTCAAGCAATTTCAGGTGCAGGCGAATCTCGTCGCTCCCATCATTTGCAACGGCATTCTTTGGGGATTAATTTGCGTCCATGAGTGCCGAACTGCCCGAGCTTGGCAACCTATTGAAATGAACTTAGTGGAGCAACTGGCCACCCATGTCGGTATCGCCATCCAGCAGGCCGAGCTCTATCAGCAACAGCAACAGCAGCTTGCAGAACAAGAGATGACCCTAGAGCGAGCCATGGCCGATCGCTTTTCTAAAGAAGCTGCCCTGCGTCGGTCAGAACAACGGCGATCGCTCTTGTTTGAACAAACCCCCATTGCTGTTGTAGAACTTGACCATCAACTACGGGTTACAGCCTGGAACCGGGCGGCGGAGCGTGTCTTTGGCTATAGTGCCAGCGAAGCCGTGGGGCAATCGATTCAAGACCTGATTGTGCCCGCTAACGAGCATCAGTTTGTGGAAGATGTACTGCTGTCGCTGATGGATAGCGGCACCAGTTACCAGAGTGAAAATACCAACGTTACCAAGTCGGGCGACTACATTCTTTGTGAATGGCATGATGTGCGCCTTGTAGACGAACATGGCAGACTTGTGGGTATTGCCTCTCTAGCAATCGATATTACCCAGCGCAAACATGCTGAATATGCCTTACGGCAGTCGGAAGCAGCTCTGCGGGTTCAAGCTCAGCAGCTAGAATGTACCCTCAATGAGCTAAAACGTACCCAGATGCAGTTGGTGCAAAGTGAGAAAATGTCTAGTCTGGGGCAGCTTGTGGCAGGGGTAGCCCATGAGATCAACAATCCCGTGAATTTTATCTATGGTAACCTCACTCATGCCCATCGATATCTAGCGGATATGATAGAGGTACTAAATCTCTATCGTTTACACTATCCAGAGCCAGTTGCCCCAGTGCAGGCAGCGATCGCCCAAGTAGAGTTAGATTACCTGATTGAAGATTTCCCAAAAACCTTAGATTCTATGCAGGTTGGGACAGAGCGCATTCGTCAAATTATTGGCAGTTTGCGTAACTTCTCGCGCCTCGATGAAGCCGCCTTAAAACGGGCAGATATTCATGAAGGTATGGAAAGCACGCTGATGATTTTACAGAGTCGGCTGAAGTCCACCGTCAATCGATCTGGAATTACTATCAAAAAAGACTACGGACCATTGCCATGGGTGGAATGTTTTCCTGGTCCTCTTAACCAGGTCTTTATGAATATTTTATCGAATGCTATTGATGCTCTAGATGACATGCGATCGCTGCCTGGCGTAGAGCCTACCATCCACATTGCCACCCAGCAGATCCATGAAAATCTCATCCAAATTCAGATTCGCGACAATGGCCCCGGCATTGCCTCCAATCTGCACCATCGCATCTTCGATCCATTTTTCACCACTAAGGAGCCTGGCAAAGGCACCGGACTAGGGCTATCGATCTGCTATCAAATCATCACCGATCGCCATAGCGGTCAGTTACGTTGTCTGTCGGAACCCGATCAGGGAACGGAGTTTATCATTGAGATTCCTGTGATCCAACCGCGATCGCCGTCTTAATCAAAACAACAGGAGCGATCGCGGTTGCCCTAACCTAACAAAATCTGTTGTAACAGACTCTGTGGGATTAAGCGGGAGGACGTATCCTGATGAGAAGAGGGTTGAGCGGAGCCGAAACCCGGCAAGCTTCATTAAATTGAGTCCATCTACTTAACTGCGGATCCAATCGGTCACGCCACCCGGTTTATCAATTAGGGTGATGCCTTGGGTTTGCAACTGCTCACGAATGCGATCGGCCTCTGCAAAGTTCTTTGCCTGCTTGGCGGCTAACCGCTGCTGGATTAACAGGCTAATTGCGGCATCGTCGATACCCGCGCTGGCATCCTCATCCTTCGGCTTGGCTTCAAGACCCAGCACCTGAGCCAGGCAGACTAGGGTTTGCCACTGGTTGCGCAACTCGTCCGCCGCTGCATCGGGCTTTCCGGTATGCCGGATCACATTGCCCTGTCGCCGCAGTTCCTTGGCCAGCTCAAACACTACGGCCAAACCACCGGGGGTGTTGATGTCATCGTCCATGGCCTGCTGGAAGCGCTGCACAGCGTCACTAGAACGGTCAATATGCATAGCTGCTGGATCACCAAAGGAGCGATCGCCCCGATCGGCCCAGCCTAAAGTTTCTCCAAAGTCATAGCCAAACAGCAGCCCATCGGTGAGCGTTTCCCAGCTATTTTGGGCCGCCTGGATGGCCTCGGCGGTGAAGTCAATCGGCTTGCGATATTGGGCCTGCAAAACAAACAGCCGGATCGCCATGGGATTGGGTGCCTGGGGCGAATCTAGCAACTGACGAATAGTGGTGAAATTGCCGAGGGACTTTGACATCTTCTCGCCCCCTACGTTGACCATGCCATTGTGCAGCCAGTAGTGGGCTAGGGGATGACCGGTCACGGCTTCCGATTGAGCGATTTCATTTTCGTGGTGGGGAAAGACTAAATCTGCCCCGCCCACATGAATATCGATGGTGTCACCGAGGCGATCGCGCACCATGGCCGAGCATTCAATGTGCCAACCTGGGCGGCCGCTACCCCAAGGAGAATCCCAGGATGGTTCTCCCGGTTTGGCTGACTTCCAAAGGGCAAAGTCGAAGGGATCTTCTTTGATGGGTTCATCACTATCCGTTACCCGCCCGCTAGCCCCCGCCCGCATATCATCGAGCTTTCGTCCAGAAAGCTTGCCGTAGTTGGCAAACTGCCGTACCCGGTAATACACATCCCCATGGGTAGGATAGGCATAGCCCTTTTGTTCTAACTCATGAATGAGCCGCTGAATGCCAT is a window of Candidatus Obscuribacterales bacterium DNA encoding:
- a CDS encoding PAS domain S-box protein, giving the protein MSAHQTLVSDQASLLSTLLNSLPTAAALLDVEMNYLAVNEYWLRLVAIAGDVRSDWVGHSHGHYFPDHAKRWEQILATCQTDGSYQWQDDQPGFTQGGLCWTARAWVDGVSSATSLGHSAGLLLMADEVTFCPLPQGRSPRQVQKEQIIHSLSSQIHQLLDLQQILQTTVKEVRQFLDTDRVLIYQFASDWSGTIVVESVVDECASVLGTSLRDPCFSEKYIEPYRHGRIHVVNNVQHANLVPCYVDFLKQFQVQANLVAPIICNGILWGLICVHECRTARAWQPIEMNLVEQLATHVGIAIQQAELYQQQQQQLAEQEMTLERAMADRFSKEAALRRSEQRRSLLFEQTPIAVVELDHQLRVTAWNRAAERVFGYSASEAVGQSIQDLIVPANEHQFVEDVLLSLMDSGTSYQSENTNVTKSGDYILCEWHDVRLVDEHGRLVGIASLAIDITQRKHAEYALRQSEAALRVQAQQLECTLNELKRTQMQLVQSEKMSSLGQLVAGVAHEINNPVNFIYGNLTHAHRYLADMIEVLNLYRLHYPEPVAPVQAAIAQVELDYLIEDFPKTLDSMQVGTERIRQIIGSLRNFSRLDEAALKRADIHEGMESTLMILQSRLKSTVNRSGITIKKDYGPLPWVECFPGPLNQVFMNILSNAIDALDDMRSLPGVEPTIHIATQQIHENLIQIQIRDNGPGIASNLHHRIFDPFFTTKEPGKGTGLGLSICYQIITDRHSGQLRCLSEPDQGTEFIIEIPVIQPRSPS
- the cysS gene encoding cysteine--tRNA ligase, coding for MALTFYNSLTRRKEPFEPLEPGQIKMYCCGVTVYDHCHLGHARSYIVWDTVRRYLMWLGYQVNYVQNFTDIDDKILNRARQEKTTMEAIAHRYTQSYFEDMARLNILEADDYPRATHTLNGIQRLIHELEQKGYAYPTHGDVYYRVRQFANYGKLSGRKLDDMRAGASGRVTDSDEPIKEDPFDFALWKSAKPGEPSWDSPWGSGRPGWHIECSAMVRDRLGDTIDIHVGGADLVFPHHENEIAQSEAVTGHPLAHYWLHNGMVNVGGEKMSKSLGNFTTIRQLLDSPQAPNPMAIRLFVLQAQYRKPIDFTAEAIQAAQNSWETLTDGLLFGYDFGETLGWADRGDRSFGDPAAMHIDRSSDAVQRFQQAMDDDINTPGGLAVVFELAKELRRQGNVIRHTGKPDAAADELRNQWQTLVCLAQVLGLEAKPKDEDASAGIDDAAISLLIQQRLAAKQAKNFAEADRIREQLQTQGITLIDKPGGVTDWIRS